A stretch of Aureispira sp. CCB-E DNA encodes these proteins:
- a CDS encoding hydroxymethylpyrimidine/phosphomethylpyrimidine kinase — protein sequence MQKNKRPYALSIAGFDPSGGAGLVSDAKTMEAHKVQGLTVATAITVQHESVFQRVEWVKIDLIKQQINLLFQQYQIDCCKIGLIENWEVLLEITTLLLDLNPQIKIIVDPIFRASAGFDFHQQVSVQYLEKWLPNIYLLTPNAQELAKIDAQATNLMTVAKRLSEYCNILYKGGHNPMQKGTDFLLTKGELYEYRPKTITTYEKHGSGCVLSAAIVANLALGKTLPVACKQAKDYITRFLNSNETLLGYHHF from the coding sequence ATGCAAAAAAATAAACGACCTTACGCTTTAAGTATTGCGGGGTTTGATCCTAGTGGGGGGGCTGGTTTGGTCTCAGATGCTAAAACGATGGAAGCTCATAAAGTTCAAGGTTTGACAGTCGCCACTGCAATAACCGTTCAACATGAGTCTGTTTTTCAGAGGGTAGAATGGGTAAAAATAGATTTAATCAAACAGCAAATAAATTTACTTTTCCAACAATATCAGATTGATTGCTGTAAAATTGGATTGATAGAAAATTGGGAGGTGTTATTAGAAATAACAACCTTGCTATTAGACTTAAATCCACAAATAAAAATTATTGTTGATCCTATTTTTAGAGCTAGTGCGGGGTTTGATTTTCACCAACAAGTCAGTGTGCAATACTTAGAAAAGTGGCTGCCCAACATTTATTTATTAACTCCTAATGCGCAGGAATTAGCAAAAATTGATGCGCAGGCAACAAACTTAATGACAGTAGCAAAACGCTTGTCGGAGTACTGCAATATATTGTATAAAGGCGGTCATAATCCCATGCAAAAAGGAACCGATTTTTTATTGACAAAGGGCGAGTTGTACGAGTACCGACCTAAAACAATTACTACTTATGAAAAACATGGTTCAGGCTGTGTTCTTTCTGCGGCGATTGTTGCTAATTTAGCTTTGGGAAAGACTTTGCCAGTAGCTTGCAAACAGGCAAAAGATTATATTACTCGTTTTTTGAATTCAAATGAAACGTTGTTGGGGTACCACCATTTTTGA